The Diachasmimorpha longicaudata isolate KC_UGA_2023 chromosome 18, iyDiaLong2, whole genome shotgun sequence DNA segment ACTGGGAATTCAGAATGAGACACtcgatatttaaattattattttcggtACGAAACAAGAATTTAAAGTggattttccaatggaaatttcgggcatttgtttatccaaaataaatatcattggcaaaattatatttttcactcaataAATCCGGCGGATCAAGTACATGATGATATGTCTATACATGTACATATGTACATACGATAGTATATAAACTCATACACATACATATGCGGAACaccatattaaaaataaaaataaaaggatATTGTTTATATGGACCATTTTAGTATGTCTAACCGAGAATTTCTGGATAGCGCAGTGGGTAGCGAGTTAGGGCTCGTAATCGTAAGGTCGTGCGTTCGAATCCGGTTCGGGCTGTTGAGATTTTAAGTTTTCAAAATCGCTTTTCAGGGTTGAGAGACCGGGATTTTATTGACTAGAATTTATTGACCTCCGATTGATGAAATGGCATTTGATAAATAATGCTGTCATTATTTGGCAACGCCGATTGATGCTGTGGTAATTAAGCTCTTGTGATCAATAAAACTATGATGAAATGTCCTGGAACTGGATATTTCGAATGAAATTAACTATAAAAGCACAGAAATGTCATATGTAGAGGCGATACCCCGCAACTGACCTAGACATTCTGTCATCTGATGATTCTGTGAACGCAGATTCTGCTGATAAACATTGATATTAAATCGCGCTATCGTTCATGCCTCGAAGCGCCATGTCCTCGCGTTATTTCAACAACTGGTTTGGCCTTCTTTGATGAATGTGATTCGtaacaacaaaaattttctaaaaattctgtgCTAATTTGGGGATTACAATTCATTCGTTGTCGACATATCAtgacaaaaaatcataaacaaaaatatcactgaTGGGAATATCACATCTGAAACATTACAAACAACAATTCCGCACACACGACGTGCGGTGTGTGAAAGCATTTCATATTTGACGCTGCAAGAAACTCGTGAaaacacagagaaaaaaaattttttaattctttaaaaattatgtgtttgttccataatctgccagtcaacccagtattccgtaaaaattatggaacagtaaCGCGTTTTTTCACTGAAGGTTCTATCCTTTTTCTGGTACGTTTTGAACTTTTTTGTGGaacttcactgaaaaagtgggtgactgtttcgtaatttttaccgaatatttgtTTGACTTGCAGATTACGGAAgtggcacgtaatttttatagaatttttgtCTCTGTGTAGGATTTTGGATTAGATAGGAAGAGAACCAGGATTATTTTCGATATAATTTTACCAGAAAACTGTACTAAAAAATGGATATTCCAGACCGGAATTCGAAGGATTTCGAGTTTTCAtgagaataatattttctcaGTTATCCGATTGATACGTGAAGAGAACAAccctttgaaattaaaattcaatttatctaCAGCAAAGAgacttaaaaaatttatgatcatTTAGACTGTCATATTTTTACTTCATGACATTTTggtttgtgattatttttattgtaataaaAACCCGTGATCGATTGGCTAGTCACTGACATACCTCCATCGAACTTGAAAATCACGAGAGCTATATCGActcaatcaaataaaataactaATCCTCTTCCAGAAGGTGAAACTAGTTCCAGAATAACATAATTCATCATCAAGTTTAAAATAACCACTGGCTTCGAATAAATTCAGAGCAGGCCAATCACAATCACTTTTTCGTCTCTCCTATAAGATTTATCTTCATCGACTTGAACCGACCATTTCCCCTCTGGCTACCGACttccaaataattttatttatttatcgatcAGTTTACGACGATGGGCCGTCATCCCGCCACTTGTTTGGCCGGCGAAAGAAGAAGAGGCCGCATTACAATCACTTCTTGGGAGGTCAGGGCTGTCGGGGTCACGGCTGCGACGGTGGCTACGGGTTCGTTGAACGATCCTCGATGCTAACGAACTCTCCCTTTTCTTTATCCCTCTTCCCTGCGTCCTTCTTCACCTTTAATCCTTTTATTTTGCGATACCCCCCATCCCCCCCTGTCCCCCTCACCGCCGCATGGTCCTCAAACCCACCGAATATATCTCGTACCGCAGCGGCCATTCAACGATATATCCTGTTCTTCTAGGTGGCAGCGGCCGGGACACGGGGGTTATTACCCGCAAAATCAGGTTGGTGGAAGTTCCTTAGCGATGGCATCCGCAGGATCCACAGGACCACTTGGCAATGCGCCGAGTCAGGCCAATGCCCAGAGTGCGAGTTTTAAATTTGGGCCTTATTCGGCGACTTTCAGCGTCGCACAAGCCTCCTCCGGCGGTGGTGGAGGATATGGAGGACCAGATTAGTAAGTTGAAATTGTTGGAATATGAGGAacaaaatgatggaaaaaacaCACAGTTAATATTTTAGCAgtaaattttaatatattatttagaCTCTACTTGTCAAGGGACACTGTACACTCTATGAAATCTTAGAAGAGACTGAAAACTAAATTAGTAGTTAGGCCCCGATTCACCCCTACTTAGAGAGGGCAATAAACTTTACACCCCCTGAAACTTCACTGAGAAATTCCATCTTGAACGTCTCGGGTCACCACATGGTTTCGGGAAAATCCCTTTGGAAAAGTGCAGTAATAAAAAGTCCCAAGGAAAAGGCTCTGACGACAATTAACCAATGAAACATTTTCTCTAGtcttaaatataaaaactctgggacgagtgaattttgtatttggGGAAAACCTCAAAATTCAACAGAAATTGATTTAGAGAActggaaaatttatattcatgAGAGActgtttgaatttcccgcgtcAAATGCACTGACCAATTAGGAAAAAGtcttacgcatgaagttaGTAAATGTATTACGTTGCTAACTTCATTTATGTACTTGAACTTTCTTGACTAAGAAATCATTCATCTGGTCACTGTACGCGATTCCATGACTTTACCAGACAACTTGACTGATATTTCACTCGAGTTTTCTGAgaatatctctgaatctaagggagatagcgaaattgtAGTCATTACCTTTATTGTAGATCTCAATcagctccacaaaaaaggttatgataaaaatttcggtAGCTCCCttagttttcgagatatttatcaaaaactggACGCTAGTCAGAACTGACTGATCTCTTTTTACCCTTTCACTTCTATTGGGATATGGATAcaagtagataaataaatgtagcaacaattaattactttaactTGAAGTCTTTATTATTGGCACGAGAAGGACacgactgacctagaggaccCTATCCAGAGACTAAATCCTAACTCtttgaaaaacctttactaaaaaaaaaggaaaacgtttatgactccagaggatAGAGTTCCCTTTGAACTCCACATGTGGTAGGATTGCAAAGTTCTCAAGTTCAGAGCACAACGCATCATAATTAATCCTCTGGAGACTTTTCCAAACACGTCATAAACCtcgtcgagtgatttttgaagataaaccgAAGAGCTGTCTTCAAATTTTCCCACagcttttaattaattaactccttcaataaataatctccTGCAACTTCCCCTAACCTCCTCCTATCAAAATCCAACTTATCTTCCACCATTTCCACTGATtatcgataattaaaaaatgaaaatcatttgaaatcagTCAAAAATCCTCCAAATCACTCTAAACTCTCTAAAATCACTTGAAATCCCTTCAACCCCCCAATAATTCTCTCACGATCTTCATCCCTAAATAATTCCCATCAATTTCCATTGATACATCCCGTTACATTCCCATAAAACCCAACCCAGATGCTCTCGATGACAAATGTACTCGACGAATCGCAATAATTCACGTCCAAATGATGACATAAACCGACAGGATTGTCACACCTGAACCCTCGACGAACCCAAACTCGATGAATTTCTCCTCCACCATCGTCTCTGCCTTATGTAAATATAAAACAGGCGTGTTTATTTATGTGCGCTCCTCCTCTCGGTGTTACCTCTGCAAACACACTCACACACGTCCACACGAACGAAGAAAACCGATGAAATATTTGATGGTGCAGTAATGCTCGTTTGCCATTGTGTCTCGTATATTGCACCCAGTGTTGaactcgtgaaaaaaaaaatttctctacttcactcactcactctcaCTCTAGATCACCCATACGTATGCATATTTTTGGGGTCTTTCGTTGGAACGTGTGAAAAAAGGGAAGGGACAAAGAGAAAATGAATCTTCTTGGGGTTCTCAGGCGCTGATCGCGTGTTTTTAACCCTATGCTATATGCAGACGCCCAGACGGAGACTCCGAACTCGTTTTAAAGGGAATATATGGATGTCGAGGATGTGTTGAAGTGGGATGGAAATTTTTGGTGGAATTATTATCGGGCTGTGGCGACGGTGCGGGAATGGGTTGTGGTGCATTGCCAAGAGGCCCTTTTgccaaatagttttttttctttttttttttttatttttgctgaGTGAAAGATTTTAAAGAAACTGGTTTTCTTTGGTCGTACGAGAGACCTGTGCTATTGTCCGGGTTCTCGgatgtttttatatttttatattaactTCCACCGGAAGATGGAATTGCGACACGTCACGTGGTGGATTTAATTgttgaatagttttttttactggatttttttttgttaatttttgcgTTGAATGGAAGAGGGGAACGTTTTGTGTGACCgatctatttatttatgatacaTATGgagtatataatatataatatattatgtattatcTTATGTGTATTTATTGTGTATTATATAATGTATattatgtacatatatataaattTAGTCGTTTGGGGAAAGAGTTCAatgatttgaattttgaacAAGTTATTTACAACTAAAATTAAACGAACCCCCGAAAATTGTTAATACACGGGACGAAtgctttttcaattaaaaatattttactattTGCTGTGTTATTTATGTACGCATGAACAATTACGTTTCCGTTTACATAACACTTTGTTTATAACAAtcttctaaaaaaattgaataaaatcagAGGAGTTTCCGATGATTTCTGGAAGATTAAGaactttaaattttaatttaaaaaaatcaaatgttcTTATTAGTGCGATAAATAAGAGGAATTATTATACCTCATTTGCcaaatcaaatgaattttacgagataatcacgagaaaaaatttctaagaaaCATTTTGATgtcaattaaaagaaaaatgatattCCAATACtggtaatgaaaaattgttaattaaaattgaattttttcctaatttctgcgaaaattttttccgaaatCACCAGATATTTACCTAGAACTCCCCAGAAATTACACTTtaacaacaataaattttttctcaaactaAACTCAACCTAAATAACTAAACGTTACTctctaataaataatttattactcaaactaaataaataaaattatataaaaaaattctctctgtCCAATATTTACTACATAAGTTCATCTACttttttatcaactttttTACATATTATATTACATATTatcttatatattatattccTCTGTCTCCCTTACCTTAAAacctaataaataaatcactaAAAATCCACTAATTacccctaattttttttttaattttcagttttgaTTACTGAAGTAGCTGAAGGAACCCCTAACTCCACATTCTCATCATCCCTAATTTATATCCCATCATCAACACCATTACTGTCACAATAAAATGATTTAAAGCCCCGAAAAGTCTCAGCCTTGTTAAacgaggaaataaattttaatactctcatttttttatttaatacttCCATTCCACCTCAGTCCCTAATCTCCATCGAACATACACTATCCTCCGGTGATTTCTTTTCGTGTGGACCAGCCCTTTGTCTGCCTCTCCCAGCCACCAGATGTTCTCGAAAATAAGAAACGCAgaagttcaacgagacgacgGCATCTCGGTCtcaagagcgacagaggaagacgaagagaaaaggaattaaagggaataaaaaaaaggattgAAAATCGGGGGAGGTTTCGCTCCACTCACCGGGGGATTAACTGGTcagggaggggagggaggaagggggggaggggttggagaataaaaaaaatgtggtatCGAGATCCAAAAAGTGCGTGCAATGACCGACCGATACCGACACGCGATCTTGGAAACAGTAATGTAGCAATGGAAGGGATATTGTGGTCCGCTCCATCTTCAATGCTCTGGCCAAATTAAATATAGCGACCAGATGTTAGGGGACCATTGTGTCTCGCTATTTTTAGTTTTCGGGAGAATTGTTTTATTCAAgagtgaaaaattgtaaaaagcgaatgagtgaaaaatttaggcccagaaagagaaaaatcgtAGGGAAATTGTTGCCCCGGGGGCTGGAGACGAAGGGCAAAATGATGGATTAGTGGAATGAGTTTTATttgtatataaaaataattatttatactaTAAATTTTGGGGTTTATTTTGGGATTAATGATGTGGAGGgggagaaaacaatttttttggaaaatatttatttactgcagagaagaatttatttagttataattttatttctgagTTTTAATTAGTTTTTAGGGAGATTGATATGGATTTAAATTAGGATTATGATATTAGAGTGGAGGATGAGGATTTTTTGAGTGACCTTGAATGAAgtgttgataattatttagtttttcgaaatttcggattttcttgagggaggaatttcgatgaattatttaatagttATAATTATTACAGGAGTTCATTCAATGTTATCAAAAACATGATCATATTttagaacaatataattgtTAGATAGTTGCTCAATTGCAAAAATgaaggatttaaaaaataaacatttctataaagtaaatggatatttggcaaaaataattttttttatcattttttattttactttaaatgaaaaatcgatggaAATCCTTCAACCCAATTGGTCCggcattttttcataaattttcatttcgttcTGAATCGATTTTcgcaaatatctcgaaaaccaTCGAaccgattttaatttttcacatcTCAAAATGTTCATCTCGATGTACTTTATCTCAATCAATCAGAATCGATATACCCGTTATCACaaagttttcgagatatttcgatttttctgttttatcCCAAAAAATCTGTTAGCATAGTACCGttccgaaaaattaattcattattttaaaatttggcATAAAAATTAGGGCTTTAGTAAAAATCTGGATCTTAGTTATGAATAATTCCGTAAAATATCttactaaaaaatatttttactaaagatattttaaattgaaaatgctCTCAacgcaaaatatatttcctttacattttttttcaggataTTTTGGGGAAATATCTTAacgtaaaaaattcattatcgcACCCCctaaaaattacgataaatTGCAGTGATCGTTCTatttgattatattttttacatttatcaCGTTGCATATGGCGACCTGTGATTTCTAACGATTCGTTCATGCATGACACTTTAAAGATCTCATAAATAAACGAAACGGAATT contains these protein-coding regions:
- the LOC135170973 gene encoding uncharacterized protein LOC135170973, whose translation is MQIPKFLYLAVFIGIITAAPAPDSGSITFPGASSDDFYDDGPSSRHLFGRRKKKRPHYNHFLGGQGCRGHGCDGGYGWQRPGHGGYYPQNQVGGSSLAMASAGSTGPLGNAPSQANAQSASFKFGPYSATFSVAQASSGGGGGYGGPDYFDY